Proteins from a genomic interval of Benincasa hispida cultivar B227 chromosome 7, ASM972705v1, whole genome shotgun sequence:
- the LOC120081271 gene encoding metal tolerance protein 5 isoform X2 produces the protein MCPEDYVAEYYQQQVEMLEGFNEMDALTDRGYVPGMSKEEREKLAKSETFAIRISNVANMVLFAAKVYASIRSGSLAIIASTLDSLLDLLSGFILWFTAFSMQTPNPYQYPIGKKRMQPLGILVFASVMATLGLQIILESIRTLLLGDSVFNLTKEQERWVVGIMISVTIVKLLLMVYCRTFTNEIVKAYAQDHFFDVVTNAIGLVAALLANYIAGWIDPLGAIILALYTIRTWSMTVLENVNSLVGRSAAPEYLQKLTYLCWNHHKAIRHIDTVRAYTFGSHYFVEVDIVLPGEMPLEEAHDIGESLQEKLELLPEIERAFVHLDYEYKHKPEHAQAHS, from the exons ATGT GCCCTGAAGATTATGTAGCTGAGTACTACCAGCAGCAGGTAGAAATGCTCGAGGGATTTAATGAAATGGATGCTTTAACTGATCGTGGTTATGTTCCTGGAATGTCTAAG GAAGAACGTGAAAAATTAGCAAAGAGTGAAACATTTGCCATCAGAATATCAAATGTTGCCAATATGGTTTTGTTTGCAGCTAAAGTATATGCATCGATTAGAAGTGGTTCCTTAGCTATAATTGCATCCACACTGGATTCCCTTCTTGATCTTTTATCAGGTTTCATTCTATGGTTCACTGCATTTTCCATGCAAACACCAAACCCGTACCAGTATCCTATTGGCAAAAAACGTATGCAGCCTTTG GGCATTCTTGTTTTTGCCTCTGTGATGGCAACTCTTGGATTACAGATAATATTGGAGTCAATTCGGACTCTCTTATTAGGT GATTCTGTGTTCAACTTAACCAAGGAGCAAGAGCGATGGGTTGTGGGCATTATGATTTCAGTTACTATAGTGAAACTACTCTTAATGGTCTATTGCCGGACTTTCACCAACGAGATAGTCAAAGCATATGCTCAAGATCATTTCTTTGATGTAGTCACCAATGCGATCGGCCTTGTTGCTGCCCTTCTCGCTAATTATATAGCTGGCTGGATCGACCCTCTTGGAGCTATTATT CTGGCTTTATACACTATACGCACATGGTCGATGACGGTATTGGAAAATGTGAACTCCCTTGTTGGAAGATCAGCTGCCCCCGAGTATCTACAGAAGCTCACCTACTTATGTTGGAACCATCACAAGGCCATCAGACACATTGACACAGTTCGAGCGTATACATTTGGATCACACTACTTCGTCGAGGTCGATATTGTCCTACCTGGAGAAATGCCATTAGAAGAGGCTCATGACATTGGTGAGTCGCTGCAAGAAAAGCTCGAGCTGCTACCGGAAATTGAGAGGGCCTTTGTTCATCTTGATTACGAGTACAAGCATAAACCAGAGCACGCACAGGCACACTCTTAG
- the LOC120081271 gene encoding metal tolerance protein 5 isoform X3 gives MLEGFNEMDALTDRGYVPGMSKEEREKLAKSETFAIRISNVANMVLFAAKVYASIRSGSLAIIASTLDSLLDLLSGFILWFTAFSMQTPNPYQYPIGKKRMQPLGILVFASVMATLGLQIILESIRTLLLGDSVFNLTKEQERWVVGIMISVTIVKLLLMVYCRTFTNEIVKAYAQDHFFDVVTNAIGLVAALLANYIAGWIDPLGAIILALYTIRTWSMTVLENVNSLVGRSAAPEYLQKLTYLCWNHHKAIRHIDTVRAYTFGSHYFVEVDIVLPGEMPLEEAHDIGESLQEKLELLPEIERAFVHLDYEYKHKPEHAQAHS, from the exons ATGCTCGAGGGATTTAATGAAATGGATGCTTTAACTGATCGTGGTTATGTTCCTGGAATGTCTAAG GAAGAACGTGAAAAATTAGCAAAGAGTGAAACATTTGCCATCAGAATATCAAATGTTGCCAATATGGTTTTGTTTGCAGCTAAAGTATATGCATCGATTAGAAGTGGTTCCTTAGCTATAATTGCATCCACACTGGATTCCCTTCTTGATCTTTTATCAGGTTTCATTCTATGGTTCACTGCATTTTCCATGCAAACACCAAACCCGTACCAGTATCCTATTGGCAAAAAACGTATGCAGCCTTTG GGCATTCTTGTTTTTGCCTCTGTGATGGCAACTCTTGGATTACAGATAATATTGGAGTCAATTCGGACTCTCTTATTAGGT GATTCTGTGTTCAACTTAACCAAGGAGCAAGAGCGATGGGTTGTGGGCATTATGATTTCAGTTACTATAGTGAAACTACTCTTAATGGTCTATTGCCGGACTTTCACCAACGAGATAGTCAAAGCATATGCTCAAGATCATTTCTTTGATGTAGTCACCAATGCGATCGGCCTTGTTGCTGCCCTTCTCGCTAATTATATAGCTGGCTGGATCGACCCTCTTGGAGCTATTATT CTGGCTTTATACACTATACGCACATGGTCGATGACGGTATTGGAAAATGTGAACTCCCTTGTTGGAAGATCAGCTGCCCCCGAGTATCTACAGAAGCTCACCTACTTATGTTGGAACCATCACAAGGCCATCAGACACATTGACACAGTTCGAGCGTATACATTTGGATCACACTACTTCGTCGAGGTCGATATTGTCCTACCTGGAGAAATGCCATTAGAAGAGGCTCATGACATTGGTGAGTCGCTGCAAGAAAAGCTCGAGCTGCTACCGGAAATTGAGAGGGCCTTTGTTCATCTTGATTACGAGTACAAGCATAAACCAGAGCACGCACAGGCACACTCTTAG
- the LOC120081903 gene encoding uncharacterized protein LOC120081903 yields MADSSAAYIHMVQHLIDKCLIFHMNKEECIEALSKHANISPIITSTVWKELEKENREFFEAYSESMGRNDRILAEEETRQLIQRMMSKHSDD; encoded by the exons ATGGCTGATTCTTCTGCTGCTTACATTCATATG GTGCAACACTTGATTGATAAGTGCTTGATCTTTCACATGAATAAAGAAGAGTGCATCGAAGCTCTCTCCAAACACGCTAATATCAGTCCCATAATCACTTCCACTG TGTGGAAGGaattggagaaagaaaatagaGAGTTCTTTGAAGCTTATTCAGAGTCTATGGGAAGAAATGATAGAATATTGGCTGAAGAAGAGACAAGGCAGTTGATCCAAAGGATGATGTCTAAACATAGTGATGACTAG